Proteins from one Dysgonomonas sp. HDW5A genomic window:
- a CDS encoding cysteine hydrolase family protein: MKKALVIIDIQNDITKNYKDIIENINQSIDWAVNNDIHVVYIRHENLSAGTRTFKSNTRGAELAPDLKIASNNIFTKYKGNALSSEEFADFINKNEICDFYIAGADAVACVKSTCYNLCKANYSVNVLSDCITSYDKKKIDEMLHYYESKGCKIFILSDLL; encoded by the coding sequence ATGAAAAAAGCATTAGTAATAATAGATATTCAAAATGATATAACAAAGAATTACAAGGATATCATTGAAAATATAAATCAATCTATTGATTGGGCGGTTAATAATGATATTCACGTTGTTTATATCAGGCATGAAAATTTATCTGCCGGCACAAGGACTTTTAAGTCCAATACGCGCGGTGCGGAATTAGCCCCAGACTTAAAAATAGCATCAAACAATATTTTTACAAAATACAAAGGAAATGCCTTAAGTAGTGAGGAGTTTGCAGACTTTATTAATAAAAATGAAATATGTGATTTCTATATAGCAGGAGCAGATGCTGTTGCTTGTGTTAAATCGACCTGCTACAACTTATGTAAAGCAAACTACAGCGTTAATGTCTTATCAGATTGCATTACGAGTTATGATAAAAAGAAAATTGACGAAATGCTTCATTATTATGAGAGTAAAGGTTGTAAAATATTTATTTTGAGTGACTTGTTATGA
- a CDS encoding YdeI family protein, whose amino-acid sequence MTIENKIKYFENREDWRKWLTDNFETANEIWFVFPIKSSGKKSILYNDAVEEALCFEWIDSTIKSLDKDHKIQRFTPRNPKSTYSQANKERLKWLLENKKIHPNFEDKIRIVLSDPFIFPDDIIEALREDKIAWNNYQHLSEAYKRIRIAYINAARKRPEEFEKRLNNFINKTKENKVITGFGGIEKYY is encoded by the coding sequence ATGACAATAGAAAATAAGATAAAGTATTTTGAGAATCGAGAAGATTGGCGAAAGTGGCTGACAGATAACTTTGAGACTGCTAATGAAATTTGGTTTGTATTTCCTATTAAATCTTCGGGCAAAAAAAGCATTTTATATAATGATGCTGTTGAAGAAGCTCTTTGTTTCGAGTGGATTGACAGTACGATAAAGTCGCTTGACAAAGATCATAAAATTCAGCGTTTCACCCCCAGAAACCCTAAAAGCACTTATTCGCAAGCCAACAAAGAAAGACTCAAATGGTTATTGGAAAATAAAAAAATACACCCGAATTTTGAGGATAAAATACGAATTGTTTTGTCTGATCCTTTTATTTTTCCGGATGATATAATTGAGGCATTGAGAGAAGATAAAATAGCATGGAACAACTATCAACATTTATCCGAGGCATATAAACGTATCCGAATTGCATACATTAACGCTGCAAGGAAACGACCCGAAGAATTTGAAAAACGATTAAATAACTTTATCAACAAAACGAAAGAGAATAAAGTAATAACAGGATTTGGAGGAATTGAAAAATACTATTAA
- a CDS encoding FAD-binding and (Fe-S)-binding domain-containing protein, whose product MLPANYEQLIGELSKKIDPKRLITNPLQLLAYGTDASFYRLIPKLVVQVHSEEEAVEVIRQTGKLNIPVTYRAAGTSLSGQAITDSVLMVATHHWRKYSILEDGLKIRLQPGITGARANVFLVPYGRKIGPDPASINAAMIGGIASNNASGMCCGTSQNSYKTISDIRIVLYDGTILDTADDNSKKAFKEKHPEIIKEIEQLRDDVKADSVLFERIQRKFKIKNTTGYSINALVDYQDPFDIIKHLMIGAEGTLAFISDLTYHTVVDEKYKACTLMIFDTIEKACEATPLLKESPVSAVELLDRDSIRSVENDPDAPAYFKELPETTCVLLVEIQANTKEEMDQKEAAIRKAVAPIPTFQPYVFTSDPKEYNFNWKARKGLLSSVGGLRKTGTTCLIEDVAFPVPRLAEACIAIKDLFKKLGYTDAVLFGHALEGNLHLVFSQDFSTPVEVERYAKLMDDLSDIVVNQFDGSLKAEHGTGRNMAPFVEKEWGEAAYKIMLRIKNIFDPRRLINPGVIINQNPKIHLENLKPLPEAHELIDKCMECGFCEPNCVSEGLTLSPRQRIVIAREISRLRAAGEDPDRLKKMLRDAQYFSNETCATDGLCALACPVKIDTGKFIKDLRHQEASETAIDLAEYIGDHMPGITNMGRAGLNIVGFFQTVLGDSLMGGIAGSMRFLTGNSIPKWNKYMPRGARKIKHSIANPGQVDKVVYFPSCINRTMGKSKDYKKEDVELTRKTEELLTRAGFTIIYPEGLNALCCGMAFSSKGLKEEGARKSKELEDALYQASEGGKYPILFDMSPCFYTFHEAYSNKDLKIYDPIEFMLDFVMPKLPVKNPREVVSVFPVCSVKKIGMEQNLYKLAKMCSNKVAMVESNCCGFAGDRGFTYPELNKHGQRHLAEQIPAGCKDGFSTSRTCEIGMTEYSDVNFKSIFYLIDEVTR is encoded by the coding sequence ATGTTACCCGCAAACTATGAGCAGCTGATAGGCGAGTTGTCGAAAAAGATCGACCCCAAACGCCTGATAACAAATCCTCTTCAACTTTTGGCATATGGTACTGATGCAAGTTTTTACAGGCTTATACCAAAGCTTGTGGTGCAGGTTCATTCCGAAGAAGAAGCCGTAGAAGTAATCCGTCAAACCGGAAAGCTTAATATACCAGTAACGTATCGAGCTGCGGGGACAAGTCTCTCAGGGCAGGCAATAACGGATTCGGTATTAATGGTTGCGACTCACCATTGGAGAAAATACTCAATATTGGAAGATGGTCTTAAGATCAGGTTACAACCCGGAATTACAGGTGCAAGAGCCAATGTCTTTCTGGTTCCTTATGGTCGTAAGATAGGACCCGATCCGGCTTCCATCAATGCGGCTATGATTGGAGGAATTGCTTCGAATAATGCTAGCGGTATGTGCTGTGGTACATCGCAAAATTCATATAAAACCATATCAGATATCCGTATCGTTCTATATGATGGAACTATACTTGATACTGCTGACGATAACAGTAAAAAGGCTTTCAAAGAAAAGCACCCCGAGATTATCAAAGAAATAGAACAATTGCGTGATGATGTAAAAGCAGACAGCGTATTGTTCGAGAGAATTCAGCGTAAGTTTAAGATAAAGAATACAACCGGATACAGTATCAATGCCCTTGTCGATTATCAAGACCCGTTTGATATTATCAAACATCTGATGATTGGAGCCGAAGGTACTCTTGCTTTTATTTCGGATCTGACTTATCATACAGTTGTTGATGAGAAGTACAAAGCTTGTACTTTGATGATTTTCGACACCATAGAAAAAGCTTGTGAGGCTACTCCGTTGCTAAAGGAAAGTCCTGTTTCAGCAGTTGAATTGCTGGATAGGGATTCTATCCGTTCAGTAGAAAATGACCCCGATGCACCTGCTTATTTCAAAGAGCTACCCGAAACAACCTGTGTGTTGTTGGTCGAGATTCAGGCGAATACAAAAGAGGAGATGGATCAGAAGGAAGCAGCAATTCGCAAGGCAGTTGCACCTATTCCTACTTTTCAACCTTATGTGTTTACATCTGACCCTAAAGAATATAACTTTAACTGGAAAGCTCGCAAAGGCTTGCTGTCATCGGTTGGAGGATTGAGAAAAACGGGTACTACTTGTCTCATCGAAGATGTAGCATTCCCTGTACCTCGTTTGGCTGAAGCTTGTATTGCTATAAAAGACCTTTTCAAAAAGCTCGGATATACAGATGCAGTTTTGTTCGGTCATGCCTTAGAAGGTAATCTACACTTGGTATTCTCTCAGGATTTCTCAACCCCTGTTGAAGTTGAGAGATATGCTAAATTGATGGATGACCTATCTGATATTGTGGTCAATCAATTTGACGGATCATTGAAAGCCGAACATGGCACAGGGCGTAATATGGCACCATTCGTAGAAAAGGAATGGGGCGAGGCCGCCTATAAGATCATGTTGCGGATTAAGAATATATTCGACCCTCGCAGGTTGATCAATCCGGGAGTAATCATCAATCAGAATCCAAAGATTCACTTGGAGAACCTGAAGCCACTTCCTGAAGCACATGAGCTGATAGATAAATGTATGGAGTGCGGATTCTGCGAGCCGAATTGTGTTTCGGAAGGATTGACTCTTTCGCCACGCCAAAGAATTGTCATTGCCCGTGAAATATCACGCTTGAGAGCTGCCGGAGAAGACCCGGATCGTTTGAAGAAGATGTTGCGTGATGCGCAGTATTTCTCGAATGAAACTTGTGCAACCGATGGTCTTTGTGCATTGGCTTGTCCCGTGAAGATAGATACAGGAAAGTTTATCAAAGACTTACGCCATCAGGAAGCTAGCGAAACAGCTATTGACCTGGCAGAATATATTGGAGATCACATGCCGGGTATTACCAATATGGGTAGAGCCGGACTTAATATTGTAGGCTTCTTTCAAACAGTATTGGGTGATAGCTTGATGGGTGGTATTGCAGGCAGTATGCGTTTCTTGACAGGTAATTCTATTCCGAAGTGGAATAAGTATATGCCGAGAGGTGCAAGAAAGATTAAGCACTCAATAGCCAATCCCGGGCAAGTCGATAAAGTGGTTTACTTTCCGTCTTGTATCAACCGGACTATGGGTAAATCAAAGGACTACAAGAAAGAAGACGTTGAGTTGACCCGTAAGACCGAAGAGCTTCTGACCCGTGCCGGGTTCACCATAATATATCCCGAAGGTCTTAATGCACTTTGCTGTGGTATGGCATTCAGCAGTAAAGGACTGAAAGAAGAGGGAGCACGAAAGTCGAAAGAACTGGAAGATGCTCTTTATCAGGCTTCCGAAGGAGGTAAGTATCCTATCTTGTTTGATATGAGCCCTTGTTTCTATACTTTCCATGAAGCATATTCGAATAAAGATCTCAAAATATACGATCCTATAGAGTTTATGCTCGATTTTGTAATGCCTAAACTGCCTGTTAAAAATCCACGTGAAGTAGTCAGCGTATTTCCTGTATGTTCGGTTAAGAAAATCGGAATGGAGCAAAATCTATACAAGTTGGCAAAAATGTGTTCAAACAAAGTGGCAATGGTCGAAAGCAACTGTTGCGGCTTTGCCGGAGACAGAGGATTCACTTATCCCGAACTGAATAAACATGGTCAAAGACATCTTGCAGAACAAATTCCGGCCGGTTGCAAAGACGGTTTCTCTACGAGCCGTACTTGCGAAATCGGAATGACAGAATACAGTGATGTAAACTTTAAGTCGATATTCTATTTGATTGATGAGGTTACAAGGTGA
- a CDS encoding DUF438 domain-containing protein, giving the protein MSELINNSEKKKELLKHLILQLHKGEAPDAVRKRLEEILRSIPYDDVVQVEQELINEGLPTEEVLKLCDIHTAVLEGHIDQSGARPVPAGHPVDTFKKENQELTKTITQTRQLFIKAPNLKEEEIKGYLIELKGCFNALSDVDKHYLRKEYLLFPFLEKHEITGPPKVMWGKHDETRALLKAAHEILSISESLSISDLCTAIAYTLEPTLSAIDGMIMKEEEILLPMSMDTLTDEEWYQVYQQTTEFGFCLYDPTDKWTPENIEISKITYSGNGSIQLPTGSFSVEELTALFNILPMDITFVDKDDKVKFFSLGPHRIFDRNRAIIGRSVQLCHPPHSVHIVEQILSDFKSGKETNATFWINFKGRFIYIEYIAMRNEDGEYLGVIECTQDLTEYRKLEGEQRLPSYTSK; this is encoded by the coding sequence ATGAGCGAACTTATAAATAATTCTGAAAAAAAGAAAGAGCTTCTTAAACACCTGATTCTCCAATTACATAAAGGGGAAGCTCCCGATGCAGTCCGAAAAAGACTGGAGGAAATACTTCGCAGTATTCCTTACGATGATGTGGTGCAAGTAGAACAGGAGCTTATTAATGAAGGCTTACCGACCGAAGAAGTTCTTAAACTTTGTGACATACATACTGCCGTATTAGAAGGACATATCGATCAATCGGGAGCACGCCCTGTTCCGGCAGGTCATCCTGTAGATACATTCAAAAAAGAGAATCAAGAATTAACTAAAACAATTACTCAAACAAGGCAACTGTTCATTAAGGCTCCTAATCTAAAAGAGGAGGAAATAAAAGGTTACCTGATAGAACTAAAAGGGTGCTTCAATGCATTATCAGATGTTGACAAACATTACCTCAGAAAAGAATACCTGCTATTCCCATTTCTGGAGAAGCATGAAATAACCGGACCTCCTAAAGTTATGTGGGGTAAACATGATGAAACCCGTGCTTTACTCAAGGCTGCACATGAAATTTTGAGCATATCTGAAAGTCTTTCTATAAGTGATTTATGCACTGCCATAGCTTATACTTTAGAACCGACTTTATCAGCTATTGATGGTATGATAATGAAAGAGGAAGAAATTCTTCTACCTATGTCTATGGACACTCTAACCGACGAAGAGTGGTATCAGGTTTATCAACAAACTACCGAATTCGGATTCTGTCTTTATGATCCTACGGACAAATGGACTCCCGAAAATATCGAGATAAGTAAAATTACCTATTCGGGTAATGGTAGCATACAACTTCCTACAGGTAGTTTCTCGGTAGAAGAATTGACAGCATTATTCAATATCCTGCCTATGGATATTACTTTTGTGGATAAAGACGACAAGGTTAAATTCTTCTCTTTAGGACCACACCGTATTTTCGACAGGAATCGTGCCATCATCGGACGAAGTGTTCAACTGTGCCATCCTCCGCATAGTGTTCATATTGTTGAGCAAATATTAAGTGACTTCAAAAGCGGAAAAGAAACGAATGCTACATTCTGGATTAATTTCAAAGGTCGCTTTATATACATCGAATATATAGCAATGAGAAACGAAGACGGTGAATACCTCGGCGTTATAGAATGTACTCAAGACCTTACCGAATATCGAAAATTGGAAGGTGAACAACGTTTACCTTCGTATACATCCAAATGA
- a CDS encoding DUF1858 domain-containing protein has translation MDTQLDINLQTKVAEMLDHYPQLEEVLLELSPSFAKLKNPILRKTIARVATLKQISEIARLNPGELISSLRKKANLCPANTNTEESHKFLPQPEWVNEEIVIETFDVCPILNEGKSPMKQIIEKSQSLKAEQILKIVTPFVPVPIIDILKAKEYKYWSKSNNNLIETYIIKE, from the coding sequence ATGGATACACAACTTGATATAAATCTTCAAACCAAAGTGGCAGAAATGCTCGATCATTATCCGCAATTGGAAGAAGTCTTGCTTGAGTTATCACCCTCCTTTGCCAAGTTAAAGAACCCTATTCTCAGGAAAACTATTGCGAGGGTAGCTACTCTGAAACAAATATCAGAAATAGCGAGGCTTAATCCGGGAGAACTGATCTCTAGTTTGAGAAAAAAGGCGAACCTATGCCCTGCGAATACAAATACAGAAGAGTCTCATAAATTTCTTCCCCAGCCGGAATGGGTCAATGAAGAGATCGTTATTGAAACATTTGATGTCTGCCCAATACTTAATGAGGGTAAAAGCCCGATGAAACAAATTATTGAAAAATCTCAATCATTGAAGGCTGAGCAAATACTGAAAATAGTAACACCCTTCGTCCCTGTTCCTATAATCGATATTCTGAAAGCAAAAGAATACAAATACTGGAGCAAGTCAAATAACAATTTAATAGAAACTTATATCATAAAAGAATAA
- a CDS encoding DUF6249 domain-containing protein has translation MEFVEEGLIPIIAILSAVALPIGFGMYLGLVSMRTKNKENMELIKQGIVPPPQSKPTPNRYRSLRNGFLCIGIALGLLIGNIAETFLALQEGYTMAACVLLFLGLAYVLFYFVTKDKDLEE, from the coding sequence ATGGAATTTGTAGAAGAAGGTTTAATACCAATTATAGCAATTCTATCGGCAGTTGCTCTTCCTATCGGGTTTGGGATGTATCTCGGGCTTGTAAGTATGCGCACAAAGAACAAAGAGAATATGGAACTGATCAAACAAGGAATAGTACCTCCTCCGCAATCGAAGCCTACTCCCAACAGATACAGGTCTTTAAGAAACGGCTTCTTATGCATTGGCATCGCCCTAGGCTTACTTATAGGTAATATCGCAGAAACATTTCTTGCCTTACAGGAAGGTTATACTATGGCGGCTTGTGTGCTTCTGTTCCTAGGACTAGCTTACGTCCTGTTTTACTTTGTTACTAAAGATAAAGACTTAGAAGAGTAA
- a CDS encoding RNA polymerase sigma factor, translated as MDEKLKIKQVLKGDTSAFAYFVDTYQDMAITIAFRICGNKQDAEDIVQNAYVKAFHNLHTFRTDSKFSTWFYRIVYNTALTHISSSGFSTEFVDYQQMDTESSFSEWDTLERINEQEKKAVINETLEKMPKDESLLLTLYYLEENSVKDIVLITGLGESNIKVKLHRARKRFADIIGTMMHYEKV; from the coding sequence ATGGATGAAAAGCTAAAAATAAAACAGGTTTTAAAGGGGGATACGTCCGCCTTTGCCTATTTTGTGGATACTTATCAGGATATGGCAATAACCATCGCCTTTCGTATCTGCGGAAATAAGCAGGATGCCGAGGATATCGTGCAGAATGCTTATGTAAAAGCTTTTCATAACTTGCATACATTCAGAACCGACAGCAAATTTTCGACCTGGTTTTACCGAATAGTATACAATACTGCCCTGACTCATATAAGCAGTTCGGGATTCAGTACCGAATTTGTAGACTATCAACAGATGGATACCGAAAGTTCTTTTTCCGAATGGGATACACTCGAAAGGATTAATGAACAGGAAAAAAAGGCTGTCATAAATGAGACTTTAGAGAAAATGCCTAAAGACGAAAGCCTGCTGCTTACATTGTATTATCTGGAAGAGAACTCGGTAAAAGACATAGTTCTGATAACGGGCTTGGGAGAGTCGAATATTAAAGTAAAATTACATCGGGCTCGAAAACGATTTGCCGATATTATAGGAACTATGATGCATTATGAAAAAGTTTAA
- a CDS encoding metallophosphoesterase: MKKIGLLSDTHSYWDEKYKNHFADCDEVWHAGDIGSFDLTLKFEAFKPFRAVYGNIDGADIRAVYPEFLRFTLEGVDVLMTHIGGYPGRYDPKVRNILQVDPPRLFICGHSHILKVMYDKKYNCLDINPGAAGKYGFHKVRTLLRFVLDEGAIKDLEVIELSE; encoded by the coding sequence ATGAAGAAAATAGGATTGCTTTCGGATACCCATAGCTATTGGGATGAGAAATACAAAAACCATTTTGCCGATTGTGACGAGGTTTGGCATGCAGGAGATATAGGATCGTTTGATTTGACTCTTAAATTTGAGGCATTCAAACCTTTCCGTGCAGTATATGGCAATATAGATGGAGCAGATATAAGAGCTGTATATCCCGAATTCCTACGGTTCACATTAGAAGGGGTAGATGTTTTGATGACTCATATAGGAGGCTATCCGGGTCGTTACGATCCTAAAGTGAGGAATATTTTGCAAGTAGATCCGCCCAGGCTATTTATTTGCGGACATTCGCATATACTGAAAGTAATGTATGATAAGAAATATAACTGTTTGGATATAAATCCCGGTGCAGCCGGAAAATACGGCTTTCATAAAGTAAGAACCTTGTTGCGGTTTGTTTTAGATGAGGGTGCGATAAAAGACCTAGAGGTAATAGAGCTTTCGGAATGA
- a CDS encoding pyridoxamine 5'-phosphate oxidase family protein codes for MVTITIEEREFIEKTIKECKECFIGLIDTDGLPYVIPMNFGYKDDVVYLHSGPEGSAVRAIENNPNICITFCTPSEITHQHEEVACSYRVKGSSVVCRGKVTFIEDFDEKVEILNILMDQYSNRPFKYSEPAVRNVKIWKVPVDKVTGKVFGVPYKESHHYKKD; via the coding sequence ATGGTTACTATTACAATTGAAGAAAGAGAATTCATTGAGAAAACGATAAAAGAATGTAAAGAGTGTTTCATCGGGCTGATAGATACCGATGGTTTACCTTATGTTATCCCCATGAATTTTGGATATAAGGATGATGTGGTATATCTGCACTCCGGACCCGAAGGTTCAGCCGTTCGGGCAATAGAAAATAATCCGAATATATGCATAACATTTTGTACTCCTTCCGAAATTACGCATCAGCATGAAGAAGTTGCCTGTAGTTACAGAGTCAAGGGAAGCAGTGTCGTTTGTCGTGGAAAAGTGACCTTTATAGAAGACTTCGACGAAAAGGTGGAGATACTTAATATATTGATGGATCAATATTCGAACCGACCTTTTAAGTATTCGGAACCTGCTGTTCGCAATGTCAAAATATGGAAAGTACCTGTTGATAAAGTTACTGGAAAAGTATTTGGTGTACCTTATAAAGAGTCGCATCATTATAAAAAAGATTGA
- a CDS encoding RHS repeat protein, with the protein MKFYFLTLIALVSFSLVSCNDDNNGNEETDGVYLPDVIVNKSLEEGYDGIATLYFRYDKQNRLTYIIQAMGEATAEEGDTIRFNYDSQGRLSYVVSADTAKFTYDGNKVFCISPSEDGFYRDTLELGSKGELLKLYNAEVVYTYGYDAKGNMDKYTVKDINGNVIHTTTLTYDDKNGLFKNIKTPSWFFIREQAFPLCFINNTLQEVNDSVADIFTLKYNDAGYPTSVEVSGSSKFLLTIDYLTIK; encoded by the coding sequence ATGAAATTTTATTTCTTAACGCTAATTGCTTTAGTATCTTTTTCTCTTGTGTCTTGTAATGACGATAATAACGGAAATGAGGAAACAGATGGTGTTTATCTGCCCGATGTCATTGTGAATAAATCGTTGGAAGAGGGCTATGATGGTATTGCAACTCTGTACTTTCGGTATGATAAACAAAACAGGCTTACTTATATAATTCAAGCTATGGGTGAAGCTACTGCCGAAGAGGGCGATACTATCAGATTTAACTATGATTCGCAAGGGCGTTTGTCGTATGTTGTGTCAGCCGATACTGCTAAGTTCACTTACGATGGTAATAAAGTGTTTTGCATAAGCCCTTCTGAAGATGGTTTTTACAGAGATACATTGGAGTTGGGCAGTAAGGGCGAGCTGCTGAAACTATACAATGCAGAGGTAGTGTATACTTATGGGTATGATGCGAAAGGAAACATGGATAAGTATACCGTAAAAGATATAAATGGAAACGTAATTCATACTACCACTTTAACTTACGATGACAAGAATGGTCTATTTAAAAATATCAAAACACCATCTTGGTTTTTTATAAGAGAGCAGGCATTCCCTTTGTGCTTTATAAATAATACTTTGCAGGAGGTAAACGACTCCGTTGCAGATATATTTACGCTTAAATACAATGATGCGGGATATCCTACAAGTGTAGAGGTTAGTGGAAGCAGTAAATTTCTGTTAACGATCGATTATCTGACAATAAAATAA
- a CDS encoding M20 family metallo-hydrolase, whose product MEKDIDELFYDAIDLLKNMIRIPSYSRQENEVADMIESYIRKAGFTPQRKGNNIWIKSLGFTDAKPTILLNSHIDTVKPVSGWTKDPFEPIEEDGCLYGLGSNDAGASLVSLMYTFFLVTQKPQDYNLIFLASCEEEVSGKDGIESALKDIPTPNFAIVGEPTEMHPAIAEKGLMVLDCVATGESGHAARNEGVNAIYKAMKDIEWFRTFEFPNVSDLLGPVKMTVTMVNAGTQHNVVPDKCSFVVDVRSNECYSNEQLFEIINKHTECEVTPRSYRLNSSKIAIENPFVQRAIVLGREPYGSPTLSDQALMPFPSVKMGPGNSTRSHTADEYIKPDEIREAIEYYYKLLNGLSI is encoded by the coding sequence ATGGAAAAAGATATTGACGAATTATTTTATGATGCAATAGATCTGTTGAAAAACATGATCCGCATTCCTTCATATAGCAGGCAGGAAAATGAAGTAGCCGATATGATAGAATCATATATCCGAAAAGCAGGCTTTACCCCTCAACGAAAAGGCAATAATATATGGATTAAATCGCTCGGTTTTACGGATGCAAAACCCACCATATTATTAAATTCACATATCGATACGGTAAAACCGGTTTCGGGATGGACTAAAGACCCTTTTGAGCCGATTGAAGAAGATGGTTGCTTGTACGGATTAGGTAGCAACGATGCAGGAGCAAGTTTAGTCAGTCTGATGTATACTTTTTTTCTTGTGACTCAGAAGCCACAAGATTATAACCTTATATTTCTGGCTTCTTGTGAAGAAGAGGTTTCAGGTAAAGACGGAATCGAATCTGCTTTAAAGGATATACCCACGCCAAACTTTGCGATAGTAGGCGAACCCACAGAAATGCATCCTGCCATAGCCGAGAAAGGCTTAATGGTGTTAGATTGTGTTGCGACAGGAGAATCGGGGCATGCTGCCCGTAACGAAGGGGTAAACGCCATCTATAAAGCGATGAAAGACATAGAATGGTTCCGCACTTTCGAATTTCCAAATGTGAGCGATCTTCTGGGTCCGGTAAAAATGACCGTTACAATGGTAAATGCAGGAACTCAGCACAATGTAGTACCCGATAAGTGTTCGTTTGTTGTAGATGTACGCAGCAACGAGTGTTACAGCAATGAGCAGTTATTTGAAATTATAAATAAACATACCGAATGTGAGGTTACACCCCGTTCATACCGCCTTAATTCATCAAAAATTGCGATTGAAAATCCTTTCGTACAACGTGCAATAGTTCTAGGCAGAGAACCTTATGGATCACCCACGTTATCGGATCAGGCACTCATGCCGTTTCCTTCGGTAAAGATGGGTCCCGGAAATTCGACTCGTTCACATACTGCGGATGAGTATATAAAACCCGATGAAATAAGGGAAGCAATAGAATACTACTACAAGTTATTGAATGGTTTGAGCATCTAA